The sequence CATCCCCACGACCGACTGCGGCCGCACGGTCACGAGCAGCCGCTTGTCATCGACCATTGCCTGGCGGTACTCGTCCCAGTCGGGATGTGGTTCACCGCGCATCGTCTCGTAGTAGGCGACGAGGCGGTCGACGGTCTCGTCGTCGGTGGAAGCGGCGACAGGTGACAACTCGGCCAGGGCGTCGAACGAGACGTACGACCACGATGTCGGATGGGAAACGTGCACGACGATCCTCGGATCGCGACGCATGTTTGCGGTCTTGGCCCGGTCCGCGGTGACCGAGATCAGCATCGAGTCGCTGTCGACCACATACGCGATGTCAGAGGACTGCGCCCGCCCGTCCGAGCGCAGTGTGAT is a genomic window of Actinomycetes bacterium containing:
- a CDS encoding PPOX class F420-dependent oxidoreductase, giving the protein MELAEALEWAAGRGTGTLITLRSDGRAQSSDIAYVVDSDSMLISVTADRAKTANMRRDPRIVVHVSHPTSWSYVSFDALAELSPVAASTDDETVDRLVAYYETMRGEPHPDWDEYRQAMVDDKRLLVTVRPQSVVGMING